In Desulfallas thermosapovorans DSM 6562, the following are encoded in one genomic region:
- a CDS encoding DUF2703 domain-containing protein gives MSKCCCSSDNCCQPQPKKPINIDFLYLDTTVCGRCQDTEKALDEAVSSVAVVLNAAGYEVKVNKVNIATKELAIKYQFISSPTIRVNGNDIAVELRESLCEDCGTLCGDNVDCRVWVYNGVEYTSPPKELIVDAILREVYNTEKRESKNEVYQLPENLDTYFKAKAHKDEAELQKKGGNTL, from the coding sequence ATGAGTAAATGTTGTTGTTCTTCCGATAACTGTTGCCAGCCGCAGCCGAAAAAACCGATCAACATAGATTTTCTGTATCTGGATACGACCGTTTGCGGTAGATGCCAGGACACAGAAAAAGCACTGGATGAAGCAGTTTCCAGCGTGGCCGTGGTGCTTAATGCGGCGGGATATGAAGTTAAGGTAAATAAAGTAAATATTGCAACGAAGGAGTTGGCGATAAAGTATCAGTTTATCAGTTCGCCGACTATCCGCGTGAATGGAAATGACATCGCAGTAGAACTTAGAGAATCACTTTGTGAGGATTGTGGAACCCTTTGCGGAGATAATGTTGACTGCCGTGTGTGGGTATATAACGGTGTCGAGTATACTTCACCTCCAAAAGAATTGATTGTAGATGCCATCCTGCGCGAGGTATACAACACTGAGAAACGTGAGTCAAAGAACGAAGTCTATCAGCTTCCTGAGAATCTTGACACATATTTTAAAGCCAAGGCGCACAAGGATGAAGCTGAACTTCAAAAAAAAGGCGGTAATACGCTATGA
- a CDS encoding ArsR/SmtB family transcription factor yields MDYYLENTKVFKALGEPKRAMIVDMLSCGELCACNILEKFEMSQSTLSHHMKILCECGIVKAREEGKWTYYSLDDETISKTKQFFCAITSNKENCICRDNSNYCKECNENE; encoded by the coding sequence ATGGACTACTACTTGGAGAACACGAAAGTGTTTAAAGCGTTGGGAGAACCCAAAAGAGCAATGATTGTAGATATGCTTTCCTGCGGGGAACTTTGTGCCTGCAATATTCTGGAGAAATTTGAAATGTCCCAATCCACACTTTCTCATCACATGAAAATCCTGTGTGAATGTGGGATTGTAAAAGCGCGAGAAGAAGGTAAATGGACGTACTATTCGCTGGATGATGAAACCATCAGTAAAACAAAACAGTTTTTCTGTGCTATCACTTCCAACAAGGAAAACTGTATTTGCAGAGATAACTCAAACTATTGTAAGGAGTGTAATGAAAATGAGTAA